In a genomic window of Caloenas nicobarica isolate bCalNic1 chromosome 1, bCalNic1.hap1, whole genome shotgun sequence:
- the SUPT20H gene encoding transcription factor SPT20 homolog isoform X7, translating to MQQALELALDRAEYIIESARQRPPKRKYLSSGRKSVFQKLYDLYIEECEKEPEIKQKLRRNVNLLEKLVMQETLSCLVVNLYPGNEGYSLMLRGKNGSDSETIRLPYEEGELLEYLDAEELPPILVDLLEKSQVNIFHCGCVIAEIRDYRQSGNMKSPTYQSKHILLRPTMQTLICDVHSITSDNHKWTQEDKLLLESQLILATAEPLCLDPSIAVTCTTNRLLYNKQKMNTRPMKRCFKRYSRSSLNRQQEVTHYSTPPQLRLLDYLQKRKERKGAQQYDLKISKAGNCVDMWKQNPCYLTAPAEVDVEKYAKVEKSIKPDDSQPTVWPAHEIKDDYVFECEVGNQLQKTKLTIFQSLGNPLYYGKIQTLKGDEENDNLLTPSQFLIGSKTDAERVVNQYQELVQNEAKCPVKMFHNSGGSVSHLSPGKEMEQPDSLSGSVQSSVLGKGVKHRPPPIKLPSSSGSSSSGNIFSAQQSSGHLKSPTPPPPPSKPPGLSRKQSMDLNQVGMLSPAAMSPASSSQRTTSTQVMANPAGLNFINVVGSVCGAQTLMSGSNPMLGCNTGAIAPAGINLSGILPSGGLVPGVLPAAMQSASQAGSPFGLKNASNLRPLNLLQGSDQGPSSQDQTLSAQQAAVINLTGVGNFMQPQATAVAILAASNGYGSSSSTSSSPASSTAFRQPLKK from the exons ATG CAGCAAGCTTTAGAACTGGCATTGGATCGTGCAGAG tATATAATTGAAAGTGCCCGTCAGAGACCtcccaaaagaaaatatttatccagTGGAAG aaaatctgtatttcaaaaacTCTATGATTTATATATAGAAGAATGTGAAAAAGAGCCTGAGATAAAG CAGAAGCTGAGGCGAAATGTGAATTTACTTGAGAAGCTGGTTATGCAGGAGACATTGTCATGTCTGGTAGTGAACCTCTACCCTGGAAACGAGGGTTATTCACTTAtgctcaggggaaaaaatggttcag ATTCTGAGACCATTCGACTGCCTTATGAGGAAGGAGAGCTGCTTGAATATTTGGATGCAGAGGAGCTACCACCTATTTTGGTTGATCTTTTAGAAAAATCTCAG gttaatatttttcattgtggATGTGTCATAGCAGAAATACGTGACTATAGGCAGTCTGGTAACATGAAATCTCCAACGTACCAAAGCAAGCACATTCTTTTGCGTCCTACAATGCAG ACTTTAATTTGTGATGTGCATTCTATAACAAGTGACAACCACAAATGGACACAG GAGGACAAACTCCTACTTGAAAGCCAACTTATTTTGGCCACAGCAGAGCCTTTGTGTCTGGATCCTTCAATAGCAGTGACCTGTACTACAAACAGACTCCTGTACAACAAGCAGAAGATGAATACTCGCCCCATGAAACG GTGCTTTAAAAGGTACTCAAGATCGTCTCTGAACAGACAGCAGGAAGTTACTCACTATTCAACTCCACCTCAGCTCAGACTACTTGACTacttacagaaaagaaaggagaggaaaggagccCAGCAGTATGACCTCAAAATTTCTAAAGCTGGAAAT TGCGTAGATATGTGGAAGCAGAACCCTTGCTACTTGACTGCACCTGCTGAAGTGGAT GTGGAAAAATATGCCAAAGTGGAAAAGTCTATCAAGCCTGATGACTCGCAACCAACTGTCTGGCCAGCACAT gaAATAAAAGATGATTATGTGTTCGAATGCGAAGTTGGTAACCagcttcaaaaaacaaaactgaccATTTTTCAGTCACTTGGTAATCCCTTGTACTATGGTAAAATTCAGACACTCAAAGGTGATGAGGAAAATGACAACCTATTAACTCCATCACA GTTTCTTATTGGTTCGAAGACTGATGCTGAAAG AGTGGTGAACCAGTATCAGGAGTTAGTACAAAATGAAGCTAAATGTCCTGTGAAAATGTTTCATAATTCAGGTGGATCAGTCAGTCATCTTTCtccagggaaggaaatggaa CAGCCAGACAGTTTATCAGGCTCTGTTCAGTCTTCGGTGTTGGGGAAAGGTGTAAAACACCGACCTCCTCCTATCAAATTACCTTCAAGTTCTGGAAGTAGCTCTTCAG GTAATATTTTCAGTGCACAACAGTCAAGTGGCCATCTAAAATCCccaactcctcctcctcctccttctaaGCCTCCTGGTCTTTCTCGGAAACAATCTATGGATCTTAATCAAGTTGGCatgctctctccagctgccaTGTCTCCTGCGAGCTCTTCACAAA GAACAACCTCCACCCAGGTCATGGCAAACCCTGCAGGACTTAACTTCATCAATGTAGTGGGCTCTGTGTG TGGAGCACAGACACTGATGAGCGGTTCAAACCCCATGTTGGGGTGCAACACTGGTGCCATAGCCCCTGCAGGTATAAACCTGAGTGGCATTTTACCGTCAGGAGGTTTGGTACCAGGTGTGCTGCCTGCTGCAATGCAGTCTGCCTCTCAAGCAG GCAGCCCCTTTGGTTTGAAAAATGCATCAAATCTTCGGCCTTTAAATCTTCTACAG
- the SUPT20H gene encoding transcription factor SPT20 homolog isoform X8, which translates to MQQALELALDRAEYIIESARQRPPKRKYLSSGRKSVFQKLYDLYIEECEKEPEIKKLRRNVNLLEKLVMQETLSCLVVNLYPGNEGYSLMLRGKNGSDSETIRLPYEEGELLEYLDAEELPPILVDLLEKSQVNIFHCGCVIAEIRDYRQSGNMKSPTYQSKHILLRPTMQTLICDVHSITSDNHKWTQEDKLLLESQLILATAEPLCLDPSIAVTCTTNRLLYNKQKMNTRPMKRCFKRYSRSSLNRQQEVTHYSTPPQLRLLDYLQKRKERKGAQQYDLKISKAGNCVDMWKQNPCYLTAPAEVDVEKYAKVEKSIKPDDSQPTVWPAHEIKDDYVFECEVGNQLQKTKLTIFQSLGNPLYYGKIQTLKGDEENDNLLTPSQFLIGSKTDAERVVNQYQELVQNEAKCPVKMFHNSGGSVSHLSPGKEMEPDSLSGSVQSSVLGKGVKHRPPPIKLPSSSGSSSSGNIFSAQQSSGHLKSPTPPPPPSKPPGLSRKQSMDLNQVGMLSPAAMSPASSSQRTTSTQVMANPAGLNFINVVGSVCGAQTLMSGSNPMLGCNTGAIAPAGINLSGILPSGGLVPGVLPAAMQSASQAGSPFGLKNASNLRPLNLLQGSDQGPSSQDQTLSAQQAAVINLTGVGNFMQPQATAVAILAASNGYGSSSSTSSSPASSTAFRQPLKK; encoded by the exons ATG CAGCAAGCTTTAGAACTGGCATTGGATCGTGCAGAG tATATAATTGAAAGTGCCCGTCAGAGACCtcccaaaagaaaatatttatccagTGGAAG aaaatctgtatttcaaaaacTCTATGATTTATATATAGAAGAATGTGAAAAAGAGCCTGAGATAAAG AAGCTGAGGCGAAATGTGAATTTACTTGAGAAGCTGGTTATGCAGGAGACATTGTCATGTCTGGTAGTGAACCTCTACCCTGGAAACGAGGGTTATTCACTTAtgctcaggggaaaaaatggttcag ATTCTGAGACCATTCGACTGCCTTATGAGGAAGGAGAGCTGCTTGAATATTTGGATGCAGAGGAGCTACCACCTATTTTGGTTGATCTTTTAGAAAAATCTCAG gttaatatttttcattgtggATGTGTCATAGCAGAAATACGTGACTATAGGCAGTCTGGTAACATGAAATCTCCAACGTACCAAAGCAAGCACATTCTTTTGCGTCCTACAATGCAG ACTTTAATTTGTGATGTGCATTCTATAACAAGTGACAACCACAAATGGACACAG GAGGACAAACTCCTACTTGAAAGCCAACTTATTTTGGCCACAGCAGAGCCTTTGTGTCTGGATCCTTCAATAGCAGTGACCTGTACTACAAACAGACTCCTGTACAACAAGCAGAAGATGAATACTCGCCCCATGAAACG GTGCTTTAAAAGGTACTCAAGATCGTCTCTGAACAGACAGCAGGAAGTTACTCACTATTCAACTCCACCTCAGCTCAGACTACTTGACTacttacagaaaagaaaggagaggaaaggagccCAGCAGTATGACCTCAAAATTTCTAAAGCTGGAAAT TGCGTAGATATGTGGAAGCAGAACCCTTGCTACTTGACTGCACCTGCTGAAGTGGAT GTGGAAAAATATGCCAAAGTGGAAAAGTCTATCAAGCCTGATGACTCGCAACCAACTGTCTGGCCAGCACAT gaAATAAAAGATGATTATGTGTTCGAATGCGAAGTTGGTAACCagcttcaaaaaacaaaactgaccATTTTTCAGTCACTTGGTAATCCCTTGTACTATGGTAAAATTCAGACACTCAAAGGTGATGAGGAAAATGACAACCTATTAACTCCATCACA GTTTCTTATTGGTTCGAAGACTGATGCTGAAAG AGTGGTGAACCAGTATCAGGAGTTAGTACAAAATGAAGCTAAATGTCCTGTGAAAATGTTTCATAATTCAGGTGGATCAGTCAGTCATCTTTCtccagggaaggaaatggaa CCAGACAGTTTATCAGGCTCTGTTCAGTCTTCGGTGTTGGGGAAAGGTGTAAAACACCGACCTCCTCCTATCAAATTACCTTCAAGTTCTGGAAGTAGCTCTTCAG GTAATATTTTCAGTGCACAACAGTCAAGTGGCCATCTAAAATCCccaactcctcctcctcctccttctaaGCCTCCTGGTCTTTCTCGGAAACAATCTATGGATCTTAATCAAGTTGGCatgctctctccagctgccaTGTCTCCTGCGAGCTCTTCACAAA GAACAACCTCCACCCAGGTCATGGCAAACCCTGCAGGACTTAACTTCATCAATGTAGTGGGCTCTGTGTG TGGAGCACAGACACTGATGAGCGGTTCAAACCCCATGTTGGGGTGCAACACTGGTGCCATAGCCCCTGCAGGTATAAACCTGAGTGGCATTTTACCGTCAGGAGGTTTGGTACCAGGTGTGCTGCCTGCTGCAATGCAGTCTGCCTCTCAAGCAG GCAGCCCCTTTGGTTTGAAAAATGCATCAAATCTTCGGCCTTTAAATCTTCTACAG
- the SUPT20H gene encoding transcription factor SPT20 homolog isoform X1: protein MQQALELALDRAEYIIESARQRPPKRKYLSSGRKSVFQKLYDLYIEECEKEPEIKQKLRRNVNLLEKLVMQETLSCLVVNLYPGNEGYSLMLRGKNGSDSETIRLPYEEGELLEYLDAEELPPILVDLLEKSQVNIFHCGCVIAEIRDYRQSGNMKSPTYQSKHILLRPTMQTLICDVHSITSDNHKWTQEDKLLLESQLILATAEPLCLDPSIAVTCTTNRLLYNKQKMNTRPMKRCFKRYSRSSLNRQQEVTHYSTPPQLRLLDYLQKRKERKGAQQYDLKISKAGNCVDMWKQNPCYLTAPAEVDVEKYAKVEKSIKPDDSQPTVWPAHEIKDDYVFECEVGNQLQKTKLTIFQSLGNPLYYGKIQTLKGDEENDNLLTPSQFLIGSKTDAERVVNQYQELVQNEAKCPVKMFHNSGGSVSHLSPGKEMEQPDSLSGSVQSSVLGKGVKHRPPPIKLPSSSGSSSSGNIFSAQQSSGHLKSPTPPPPPSKPPGLSRKQSMDLNQVGMLSPAAMSPASSSQRSGTPKPSTPTPTNTPSSTPHPPDAQSSTPITPSATPTPQDSGFTPQPTLLTPFAQQQMSLSQALPVMTIPLSTMVTSITTGTTSTQVMANPAGLNFINVVGSVCGAQTLMSGSNPMLGCNTGAIAPAGINLSGILPSGGLVPGVLPAAMQSASQAGSPFGLKNASNLRPLNLLQGSDQGPSSQDQTLSAQQAAVINLTGVGNFMQPQATAVAILAASNGYGSSSSTSSSPASSTAFRQPLKK from the exons ATG CAGCAAGCTTTAGAACTGGCATTGGATCGTGCAGAG tATATAATTGAAAGTGCCCGTCAGAGACCtcccaaaagaaaatatttatccagTGGAAG aaaatctgtatttcaaaaacTCTATGATTTATATATAGAAGAATGTGAAAAAGAGCCTGAGATAAAG CAGAAGCTGAGGCGAAATGTGAATTTACTTGAGAAGCTGGTTATGCAGGAGACATTGTCATGTCTGGTAGTGAACCTCTACCCTGGAAACGAGGGTTATTCACTTAtgctcaggggaaaaaatggttcag ATTCTGAGACCATTCGACTGCCTTATGAGGAAGGAGAGCTGCTTGAATATTTGGATGCAGAGGAGCTACCACCTATTTTGGTTGATCTTTTAGAAAAATCTCAG gttaatatttttcattgtggATGTGTCATAGCAGAAATACGTGACTATAGGCAGTCTGGTAACATGAAATCTCCAACGTACCAAAGCAAGCACATTCTTTTGCGTCCTACAATGCAG ACTTTAATTTGTGATGTGCATTCTATAACAAGTGACAACCACAAATGGACACAG GAGGACAAACTCCTACTTGAAAGCCAACTTATTTTGGCCACAGCAGAGCCTTTGTGTCTGGATCCTTCAATAGCAGTGACCTGTACTACAAACAGACTCCTGTACAACAAGCAGAAGATGAATACTCGCCCCATGAAACG GTGCTTTAAAAGGTACTCAAGATCGTCTCTGAACAGACAGCAGGAAGTTACTCACTATTCAACTCCACCTCAGCTCAGACTACTTGACTacttacagaaaagaaaggagaggaaaggagccCAGCAGTATGACCTCAAAATTTCTAAAGCTGGAAAT TGCGTAGATATGTGGAAGCAGAACCCTTGCTACTTGACTGCACCTGCTGAAGTGGAT GTGGAAAAATATGCCAAAGTGGAAAAGTCTATCAAGCCTGATGACTCGCAACCAACTGTCTGGCCAGCACAT gaAATAAAAGATGATTATGTGTTCGAATGCGAAGTTGGTAACCagcttcaaaaaacaaaactgaccATTTTTCAGTCACTTGGTAATCCCTTGTACTATGGTAAAATTCAGACACTCAAAGGTGATGAGGAAAATGACAACCTATTAACTCCATCACA GTTTCTTATTGGTTCGAAGACTGATGCTGAAAG AGTGGTGAACCAGTATCAGGAGTTAGTACAAAATGAAGCTAAATGTCCTGTGAAAATGTTTCATAATTCAGGTGGATCAGTCAGTCATCTTTCtccagggaaggaaatggaa CAGCCAGACAGTTTATCAGGCTCTGTTCAGTCTTCGGTGTTGGGGAAAGGTGTAAAACACCGACCTCCTCCTATCAAATTACCTTCAAGTTCTGGAAGTAGCTCTTCAG GTAATATTTTCAGTGCACAACAGTCAAGTGGCCATCTAAAATCCccaactcctcctcctcctccttctaaGCCTCCTGGTCTTTCTCGGAAACAATCTATGGATCTTAATCAAGTTGGCatgctctctccagctgccaTGTCTCCTGCGAGCTCTTCACAAA GGTCTGGAACTCCTAAACCATCTACTCCTACTCCAACCAACACCCCTTCATCGACCCCACACCCTCCTGATGCTCAGAGCTCAACTCCTATTACCCCTTCTGCCACCCCTACTCCCCAAGATTCAGGCTTCACCCCTCAGCCCACTTTGTTAACCCCGTTTGCTCAGCAGCAGATGTCTCTGAGCCAGGCACTGCCTGTAATGACCATTCCTCTTTCCACCATGGTAACATCCATTACTACAGGAACAACCTCCACCCAGGTCATGGCAAACCCTGCAGGACTTAACTTCATCAATGTAGTGGGCTCTGTGTG TGGAGCACAGACACTGATGAGCGGTTCAAACCCCATGTTGGGGTGCAACACTGGTGCCATAGCCCCTGCAGGTATAAACCTGAGTGGCATTTTACCGTCAGGAGGTTTGGTACCAGGTGTGCTGCCTGCTGCAATGCAGTCTGCCTCTCAAGCAG GCAGCCCCTTTGGTTTGAAAAATGCATCAAATCTTCGGCCTTTAAATCTTCTACAG
- the SUPT20H gene encoding transcription factor SPT20 homolog isoform X2 yields MQQALELALDRAEYIIESARQRPPKRKYLSSGRKSVFQKLYDLYIEECEKEPEIKQKLRRNVNLLEKLVMQETLSCLVVNLYPGNEGYSLMLRGKNGSDSETIRLPYEEGELLEYLDAEELPPILVDLLEKSQVNIFHCGCVIAEIRDYRQSGNMKSPTYQSKHILLRPTMQTLICDVHSITSDNHKWTQEDKLLLESQLILATAEPLCLDPSIAVTCTTNRLLYNKQKMNTRPMKRCFKRYSRSSLNRQQEVTHYSTPPQLRLLDYLQKRKERKGAQQYDLKISKAGNCVDMWKQNPCYLTAPAEVDVEKYAKVEKSIKPDDSQPTVWPAHEIKDDYVFECEVGNQLQKTKLTIFQSLGNPLYYGKIQTLKGDEENDNLLTPSQFLIGSKTDAERVVNQYQELVQNEAKCPVKMFHNSGGSVSHLSPGKEMEQPDSLSGSVQSSVLGKGVKHRPPPIKLPSSSGSSSSGNIFSAQQSSGHLKSPTPPPPPSKPPGLSRKQSMDLNQVGMLSPAAMSPASSSQRSGTPKPSTPTPTNTPSSTPHPPDAQSSTPITPSATPTPQDSGFTPQPTLLTPFAQQQMSLSQALPVMTIPLSTMVTSITTGTTSTQVMANPAGLNFINVVGSVCGAQTLMSGSNPMLGCNTGAIAPAGINLSGILPSGGLVPGVLPAAMQSASQAGSPFGLKNASNLRPLNLLQGSDQGPSSQDQTLSAQQAAVINLTGVGNFMQPQATVAILAASNGYGSSSSTSSSPASSTAFRQPLKK; encoded by the exons ATG CAGCAAGCTTTAGAACTGGCATTGGATCGTGCAGAG tATATAATTGAAAGTGCCCGTCAGAGACCtcccaaaagaaaatatttatccagTGGAAG aaaatctgtatttcaaaaacTCTATGATTTATATATAGAAGAATGTGAAAAAGAGCCTGAGATAAAG CAGAAGCTGAGGCGAAATGTGAATTTACTTGAGAAGCTGGTTATGCAGGAGACATTGTCATGTCTGGTAGTGAACCTCTACCCTGGAAACGAGGGTTATTCACTTAtgctcaggggaaaaaatggttcag ATTCTGAGACCATTCGACTGCCTTATGAGGAAGGAGAGCTGCTTGAATATTTGGATGCAGAGGAGCTACCACCTATTTTGGTTGATCTTTTAGAAAAATCTCAG gttaatatttttcattgtggATGTGTCATAGCAGAAATACGTGACTATAGGCAGTCTGGTAACATGAAATCTCCAACGTACCAAAGCAAGCACATTCTTTTGCGTCCTACAATGCAG ACTTTAATTTGTGATGTGCATTCTATAACAAGTGACAACCACAAATGGACACAG GAGGACAAACTCCTACTTGAAAGCCAACTTATTTTGGCCACAGCAGAGCCTTTGTGTCTGGATCCTTCAATAGCAGTGACCTGTACTACAAACAGACTCCTGTACAACAAGCAGAAGATGAATACTCGCCCCATGAAACG GTGCTTTAAAAGGTACTCAAGATCGTCTCTGAACAGACAGCAGGAAGTTACTCACTATTCAACTCCACCTCAGCTCAGACTACTTGACTacttacagaaaagaaaggagaggaaaggagccCAGCAGTATGACCTCAAAATTTCTAAAGCTGGAAAT TGCGTAGATATGTGGAAGCAGAACCCTTGCTACTTGACTGCACCTGCTGAAGTGGAT GTGGAAAAATATGCCAAAGTGGAAAAGTCTATCAAGCCTGATGACTCGCAACCAACTGTCTGGCCAGCACAT gaAATAAAAGATGATTATGTGTTCGAATGCGAAGTTGGTAACCagcttcaaaaaacaaaactgaccATTTTTCAGTCACTTGGTAATCCCTTGTACTATGGTAAAATTCAGACACTCAAAGGTGATGAGGAAAATGACAACCTATTAACTCCATCACA GTTTCTTATTGGTTCGAAGACTGATGCTGAAAG AGTGGTGAACCAGTATCAGGAGTTAGTACAAAATGAAGCTAAATGTCCTGTGAAAATGTTTCATAATTCAGGTGGATCAGTCAGTCATCTTTCtccagggaaggaaatggaa CAGCCAGACAGTTTATCAGGCTCTGTTCAGTCTTCGGTGTTGGGGAAAGGTGTAAAACACCGACCTCCTCCTATCAAATTACCTTCAAGTTCTGGAAGTAGCTCTTCAG GTAATATTTTCAGTGCACAACAGTCAAGTGGCCATCTAAAATCCccaactcctcctcctcctccttctaaGCCTCCTGGTCTTTCTCGGAAACAATCTATGGATCTTAATCAAGTTGGCatgctctctccagctgccaTGTCTCCTGCGAGCTCTTCACAAA GGTCTGGAACTCCTAAACCATCTACTCCTACTCCAACCAACACCCCTTCATCGACCCCACACCCTCCTGATGCTCAGAGCTCAACTCCTATTACCCCTTCTGCCACCCCTACTCCCCAAGATTCAGGCTTCACCCCTCAGCCCACTTTGTTAACCCCGTTTGCTCAGCAGCAGATGTCTCTGAGCCAGGCACTGCCTGTAATGACCATTCCTCTTTCCACCATGGTAACATCCATTACTACAGGAACAACCTCCACCCAGGTCATGGCAAACCCTGCAGGACTTAACTTCATCAATGTAGTGGGCTCTGTGTG TGGAGCACAGACACTGATGAGCGGTTCAAACCCCATGTTGGGGTGCAACACTGGTGCCATAGCCCCTGCAGGTATAAACCTGAGTGGCATTTTACCGTCAGGAGGTTTGGTACCAGGTGTGCTGCCTGCTGCAATGCAGTCTGCCTCTCAAGCAG GCAGCCCCTTTGGTTTGAAAAATGCATCAAATCTTCGGCCTTTAAATCTTCTACAG
- the SUPT20H gene encoding transcription factor SPT20 homolog isoform X6 has protein sequence MQQALELALDRAEYIIESARQRPPKRKYLSSGRKSVFQKLYDLYIEECEKEPEIKQKLRRNVNLLEKLVMQETLSCLVVNLYPGNEGYSLMLRGKNGSDSETIRLPYEEGELLEYLDAEELPPILVDLLEKSQVNIFHCGCVIAEIRDYRQSGNMKSPTYQSKHILLRPTMQEDKLLLESQLILATAEPLCLDPSIAVTCTTNRLLYNKQKMNTRPMKRCFKRYSRSSLNRQQEVTHYSTPPQLRLLDYLQKRKERKGAQQYDLKISKAGNCVDMWKQNPCYLTAPAEVDVEKYAKVEKSIKPDDSQPTVWPAHEIKDDYVFECEVGNQLQKTKLTIFQSLGNPLYYGKIQTLKGDEENDNLLTPSQFLIGSKTDAERVVNQYQELVQNEAKCPVKMFHNSGGSVSHLSPGKEMEQPDSLSGSVQSSVLGKGVKHRPPPIKLPSSSGSSSSGNIFSAQQSSGHLKSPTPPPPPSKPPGLSRKQSMDLNQVGMLSPAAMSPASSSQRSGTPKPSTPTPTNTPSSTPHPPDAQSSTPITPSATPTPQDSGFTPQPTLLTPFAQQQMSLSQALPVMTIPLSTMVTSITTGTTSTQVMANPAGLNFINVVGSVCGAQTLMSGSNPMLGCNTGAIAPAGINLSGILPSGGLVPGVLPAAMQSASQAGSPFGLKNASNLRPLNLLQGSDQGPSSQDQTLSAQQAAVINLTGVGNFMQPQATAVAILAASNGYGSSSSTSSSPASSTAFRQPLKK, from the exons ATG CAGCAAGCTTTAGAACTGGCATTGGATCGTGCAGAG tATATAATTGAAAGTGCCCGTCAGAGACCtcccaaaagaaaatatttatccagTGGAAG aaaatctgtatttcaaaaacTCTATGATTTATATATAGAAGAATGTGAAAAAGAGCCTGAGATAAAG CAGAAGCTGAGGCGAAATGTGAATTTACTTGAGAAGCTGGTTATGCAGGAGACATTGTCATGTCTGGTAGTGAACCTCTACCCTGGAAACGAGGGTTATTCACTTAtgctcaggggaaaaaatggttcag ATTCTGAGACCATTCGACTGCCTTATGAGGAAGGAGAGCTGCTTGAATATTTGGATGCAGAGGAGCTACCACCTATTTTGGTTGATCTTTTAGAAAAATCTCAG gttaatatttttcattgtggATGTGTCATAGCAGAAATACGTGACTATAGGCAGTCTGGTAACATGAAATCTCCAACGTACCAAAGCAAGCACATTCTTTTGCGTCCTACAATGCAG GAGGACAAACTCCTACTTGAAAGCCAACTTATTTTGGCCACAGCAGAGCCTTTGTGTCTGGATCCTTCAATAGCAGTGACCTGTACTACAAACAGACTCCTGTACAACAAGCAGAAGATGAATACTCGCCCCATGAAACG GTGCTTTAAAAGGTACTCAAGATCGTCTCTGAACAGACAGCAGGAAGTTACTCACTATTCAACTCCACCTCAGCTCAGACTACTTGACTacttacagaaaagaaaggagaggaaaggagccCAGCAGTATGACCTCAAAATTTCTAAAGCTGGAAAT TGCGTAGATATGTGGAAGCAGAACCCTTGCTACTTGACTGCACCTGCTGAAGTGGAT GTGGAAAAATATGCCAAAGTGGAAAAGTCTATCAAGCCTGATGACTCGCAACCAACTGTCTGGCCAGCACAT gaAATAAAAGATGATTATGTGTTCGAATGCGAAGTTGGTAACCagcttcaaaaaacaaaactgaccATTTTTCAGTCACTTGGTAATCCCTTGTACTATGGTAAAATTCAGACACTCAAAGGTGATGAGGAAAATGACAACCTATTAACTCCATCACA GTTTCTTATTGGTTCGAAGACTGATGCTGAAAG AGTGGTGAACCAGTATCAGGAGTTAGTACAAAATGAAGCTAAATGTCCTGTGAAAATGTTTCATAATTCAGGTGGATCAGTCAGTCATCTTTCtccagggaaggaaatggaa CAGCCAGACAGTTTATCAGGCTCTGTTCAGTCTTCGGTGTTGGGGAAAGGTGTAAAACACCGACCTCCTCCTATCAAATTACCTTCAAGTTCTGGAAGTAGCTCTTCAG GTAATATTTTCAGTGCACAACAGTCAAGTGGCCATCTAAAATCCccaactcctcctcctcctccttctaaGCCTCCTGGTCTTTCTCGGAAACAATCTATGGATCTTAATCAAGTTGGCatgctctctccagctgccaTGTCTCCTGCGAGCTCTTCACAAA GGTCTGGAACTCCTAAACCATCTACTCCTACTCCAACCAACACCCCTTCATCGACCCCACACCCTCCTGATGCTCAGAGCTCAACTCCTATTACCCCTTCTGCCACCCCTACTCCCCAAGATTCAGGCTTCACCCCTCAGCCCACTTTGTTAACCCCGTTTGCTCAGCAGCAGATGTCTCTGAGCCAGGCACTGCCTGTAATGACCATTCCTCTTTCCACCATGGTAACATCCATTACTACAGGAACAACCTCCACCCAGGTCATGGCAAACCCTGCAGGACTTAACTTCATCAATGTAGTGGGCTCTGTGTG TGGAGCACAGACACTGATGAGCGGTTCAAACCCCATGTTGGGGTGCAACACTGGTGCCATAGCCCCTGCAGGTATAAACCTGAGTGGCATTTTACCGTCAGGAGGTTTGGTACCAGGTGTGCTGCCTGCTGCAATGCAGTCTGCCTCTCAAGCAG GCAGCCCCTTTGGTTTGAAAAATGCATCAAATCTTCGGCCTTTAAATCTTCTACAG